One window from the genome of Spiractinospora alimapuensis encodes:
- a CDS encoding pseudouridine-5'-phosphate glycosidase encodes MTATPIRLSEEVGAAVADGAAVVALESTIFSTLGLPAPANGEALARCEAAIRARGAVPAVTAVLDGQWRVGLEPGEEKRILAGTAKVAERDLSVAAAQRWDVGVTTVSASVALAHHAGISVFATGGIGGVHRGVELSGDISADLDALAKHPVVTVSAGAKAFLDLPRTLEYLETVGVPVLGWRHDDFPAFYTRSSGLRVQHRVEAAEEVAATLEHRVRPDTGVLLTVPIPSEEELDGDEIDRKIAEALRASEEAGISGPAVTPFVLSRLEARTDGASIPANLALAENNANVAAEIATAFA; translated from the coding sequence GTGACAGCGACGCCGATCCGGCTCTCCGAAGAAGTGGGCGCCGCGGTGGCGGACGGGGCCGCGGTGGTGGCCCTGGAGTCCACCATCTTCTCCACGCTCGGACTGCCGGCGCCCGCCAACGGTGAGGCCCTCGCCCGTTGCGAGGCGGCGATCCGGGCCCGAGGAGCGGTGCCCGCCGTCACCGCCGTCCTCGACGGTCAGTGGCGGGTCGGCCTGGAGCCGGGTGAGGAGAAGCGGATCCTGGCCGGTACCGCCAAGGTCGCCGAGCGCGACCTGTCCGTGGCGGCGGCCCAGCGGTGGGACGTGGGCGTCACGACCGTCTCGGCGAGCGTCGCGCTCGCCCACCACGCCGGGATCTCGGTCTTCGCCACCGGCGGGATCGGGGGAGTGCACCGTGGCGTGGAGCTCAGCGGCGACATCTCGGCCGACCTCGACGCCCTGGCCAAGCATCCTGTCGTCACGGTCAGTGCGGGGGCGAAGGCCTTCCTCGACCTACCGCGCACCCTGGAGTACCTGGAGACCGTGGGAGTGCCCGTGCTGGGCTGGAGGCACGACGACTTCCCCGCCTTCTACACCCGATCCTCCGGTCTTCGGGTGCAGCACCGGGTGGAGGCGGCCGAGGAGGTCGCCGCCACACTGGAACACCGTGTCCGCCCGGACACCGGCGTACTCCTCACCGTGCCGATCCCCTCGGAAGAGGAGCTGGACGGGGACGAGATCGACCGGAAGATCGCCGAGGCGTTGCGCGCGAGCGAGGAGGCCGGAATCAGCGGTCCGGCCGTCACCCCGTTCGTACTGAGCCGCCTCGAGGCGCGGACCGACGGGGCCAGTATCCCCGCCAACCTCGCGCTCGCGGAGAACAACGCGAACGTCGCCGCGGAGATCGCGACCGCCTTCGCGTGA
- a CDS encoding tetratricopeptide repeat protein, with translation MKASEAARHAHSVLGPTAEVWTLQARASVGLGRQQDADYEIRQAIDVAGSDGGLLIEIGELYREIGQPNAAQSIFQRAVKSNEAAVRNQANRGIAELHLDAGRFHDATLVFERLAKDTDSPEDRNRLAGVLVARAEETPRVQRGSRYVVTSEHEIRRMRDLLNRAQELSANNKLIAQIEKIERYLLACEKPTRTARTMGAYTAIMAGWLVPAILLSFIVAQASLVMGLIILCSGLGAGTTHVLTEFNAGARPQWSVNERQNASATPRGNVPLLEGPTRWMPRREVTASSRQRAWPQPASRSGY, from the coding sequence ATGAAGGCCAGCGAGGCGGCGCGGCACGCGCACAGCGTCCTCGGCCCCACCGCGGAGGTGTGGACACTTCAGGCCCGTGCGAGTGTCGGTCTGGGGCGGCAGCAGGACGCGGACTACGAGATCCGGCAGGCGATCGACGTCGCCGGTTCCGACGGTGGGCTCCTGATCGAGATCGGGGAGCTCTACCGCGAGATCGGCCAACCGAACGCCGCCCAGTCGATCTTCCAACGGGCCGTGAAGTCCAACGAAGCCGCCGTCCGTAACCAGGCCAACCGCGGCATCGCCGAACTGCACTTGGACGCCGGCCGGTTCCACGACGCCACCCTCGTCTTCGAACGCCTGGCGAAGGACACCGACAGCCCCGAGGACCGCAACCGCCTCGCAGGGGTCCTCGTGGCGCGAGCGGAGGAGACGCCGCGGGTACAGCGCGGAAGCCGATACGTGGTCACGTCGGAACACGAGATCCGCCGCATGCGTGACCTGCTGAACCGTGCCCAGGAACTGAGCGCCAACAACAAGCTCATCGCCCAGATCGAGAAGATCGAGCGCTACCTGCTCGCCTGTGAGAAACCCACCCGCACCGCACGGACCATGGGTGCCTACACCGCGATCATGGCGGGCTGGCTGGTGCCGGCGATCCTGCTGTCCTTCATCGTCGCCCAGGCGTCACTGGTCATGGGGCTCATCATTCTGTGCAGCGGGTTGGGCGCTGGGACCACCCACGTCCTCACCGAGTTCAACGCCGGTGCCCGCCCGCAGTGGAGTGTCAACGAACGACAGAACGCGTCCGCCACCCCGCGCGGCAACGTTCCCCTGCTGGAAGGCCCCACCCGGTGGATGCCCCGACGTGAAGTGACGGCTTCCTCGCGCCAGCGCGCCTGGCCGCAGCCAGCCAGCCGCAGCGGCTACTAG
- a CDS encoding DedA family protein, giving the protein MTDSTTQGDNPATPPQQASDREDELVSRDEEDSSENPTGDVPEASSGGAGGPGVPEDFDWKQLLPWEGTPTRLDKALLWSIAGLFVFFIVMLPLRPFVIGSNPVLLQLMTGSHAATGVAAGFARIGEIPLWVVVVAGVVGTVKFDFLFWWTGRQWGHKIVDMLAPTPRAKNLAARAQHLNPWWIRIAVMLSYLPGIPIALVFAIAGWTRMSLVSFLFFNTLGATMVTGGLAWLGYSLGQSAVDVALAIDNYALWISLALIVAIAMWPAIKASRAAAREEKEKQRHQRQDETVGVAAGDD; this is encoded by the coding sequence ATGACGGACTCCACTACCCAAGGCGACAACCCCGCCACGCCACCGCAGCAGGCCAGCGACCGCGAGGACGAGTTGGTGTCGCGGGACGAGGAGGACTCGTCGGAGAACCCGACTGGGGACGTTCCCGAGGCGTCCTCCGGTGGTGCCGGAGGTCCCGGCGTCCCCGAGGACTTCGACTGGAAGCAGCTCCTGCCCTGGGAGGGAACGCCCACTCGGCTCGACAAGGCGCTGTTGTGGAGTATCGCCGGGTTGTTCGTCTTCTTCATCGTCATGCTGCCGCTCCGCCCGTTCGTCATCGGCTCCAACCCGGTGCTGTTGCAGCTCATGACGGGAAGCCACGCGGCGACCGGGGTCGCCGCCGGGTTCGCGCGCATCGGTGAGATTCCGCTGTGGGTGGTGGTCGTCGCGGGCGTCGTCGGGACCGTGAAGTTCGATTTCCTGTTCTGGTGGACGGGTCGCCAGTGGGGCCACAAGATCGTCGACATGCTCGCTCCCACCCCGCGGGCCAAGAATCTCGCCGCCCGCGCCCAGCACCTCAATCCGTGGTGGATACGGATCGCGGTGATGCTGTCCTACCTGCCGGGGATCCCGATCGCCCTGGTCTTCGCGATCGCCGGCTGGACCCGGATGAGTCTGGTCTCGTTCCTGTTCTTCAACACTCTCGGCGCCACGATGGTCACGGGTGGGTTGGCCTGGTTGGGCTACTCGCTGGGGCAGAGCGCCGTCGACGTGGCGCTCGCCATCGACAACTACGCGCTGTGGATCAGTTTGGCCCTGATCGTCGCGATCGCGATGTGGCCCGCGATCAAGGCGAGCAGGGCCGCCGCGCGGGAGGAGAAGGAGAAGCAGCGCCACCAGCGGCAGGACGAGACAGTGGGCGTCGCCGCGGGCGACGACTGA
- a CDS encoding Hsp70 family protein, with protein MTRTIGIDLGTTYSAVATSLDGVAEILPNRDGDRLTPSVVAFEGGQPLVGKEARNLSTSMPEDYVEFVKRKMGESGPEYIDENGKEYGPEQISALLLRRLADDAAAILGEDVRDAVITVPAYFDDGRRMATRDAAEIAGLNPMRLINEPTAAGIAYGLDFRKNGMFLVYDLGGGTFDATLMKVENSDITVLATGGDRNLGGFDFDNKIMTHVAAKVLEQGGPPMLFDSGGVEAELRRQCEAAKRRLSRATTTSVRMTLEGKNYQVPLSRATFEEITNGLLTRTEITLEGVLDDAEASWEQVDRVLLIGGSTRMPMISDMIERLSGRKPDGGINPDDAVALGAAMYAESLALGESNATEMAALTVRDVTSHALGTPALDESGNRVNTIIIPRNAPVPCQRERVYTTVEDGQRVVNLDVTEGDDTELDYVTVLKGDNIPLPRGLRRGTRLQVVMAYDVDGVIHAEVFLEATGVSLGEVQLHRENNLTREEVSNYRAQLAGVEIL; from the coding sequence GTGACCAGGACCATCGGCATCGACCTCGGAACGACGTACTCTGCCGTCGCCACCTCCCTTGACGGCGTCGCCGAGATCCTGCCCAACCGCGACGGAGACCGACTCACCCCATCAGTCGTCGCCTTCGAGGGCGGCCAACCGCTCGTCGGCAAAGAGGCACGGAATCTCTCCACCTCCATGCCGGAGGACTACGTCGAGTTCGTGAAGCGCAAGATGGGGGAGTCGGGCCCGGAATACATCGACGAGAACGGCAAGGAGTACGGCCCGGAGCAGATCTCCGCCCTGCTCCTGCGTCGCCTCGCCGACGACGCGGCCGCCATCCTGGGTGAGGACGTGCGGGACGCGGTGATCACCGTCCCGGCGTACTTCGACGACGGCCGCCGGATGGCGACACGGGACGCCGCCGAGATCGCCGGTCTCAACCCCATGCGGCTCATCAACGAGCCCACCGCCGCGGGTATCGCCTACGGGCTGGACTTCCGCAAGAACGGGATGTTCCTCGTCTACGACCTCGGTGGCGGCACCTTCGACGCCACGTTGATGAAGGTCGAGAACAGCGACATCACCGTCCTTGCCACCGGCGGGGACCGCAACCTGGGCGGCTTCGACTTCGACAACAAGATCATGACCCACGTCGCCGCGAAGGTACTCGAGCAGGGCGGACCGCCAATGCTGTTCGACTCCGGTGGCGTCGAGGCGGAGCTGCGGCGCCAGTGTGAGGCGGCCAAGCGACGCCTGTCCCGTGCGACCACCACCAGCGTGCGCATGACCCTGGAGGGCAAGAACTACCAGGTGCCGTTGAGCCGCGCCACCTTCGAGGAGATCACCAACGGTCTGCTGACCCGCACCGAGATCACCTTGGAGGGGGTCCTCGACGACGCCGAGGCGAGCTGGGAACAGGTCGACCGAGTTCTGCTCATCGGCGGATCCACCCGCATGCCGATGATCAGCGACATGATCGAGCGGCTGTCCGGGCGCAAGCCCGACGGTGGGATCAACCCCGACGACGCGGTGGCCCTCGGGGCGGCGATGTACGCCGAGAGTCTGGCCCTGGGCGAGAGCAACGCCACCGAGATGGCGGCGCTCACCGTCCGCGACGTCACCTCCCACGCACTGGGCACCCCGGCGCTGGACGAGTCCGGTAACCGGGTGAACACCATCATCATCCCGCGCAACGCGCCGGTGCCCTGCCAGCGGGAGCGTGTCTACACCACGGTCGAGGACGGCCAACGTGTGGTGAACCTCGACGTCACCGAGGGGGACGACACCGAGCTCGACTACGTGACCGTGCTCAAGGGGGACAACATCCCACTCCCGCGCGGACTGCGTCGAGGCACCCGGCTGCAGGTGGTGATGGCCTACGACGTCGACGGCGTTATCCACGCCGAGGTGTTCCTGGAGGCCACCGGTGTCTCCCTCGGCGAGGTGCAACTCCACCGCGAGAACAACCTCACCCGCGAAGAGGTGAGCAACTACCGCGCCCAGCTCGCGGGAGTCGAGATCCTCTGA
- a CDS encoding C40 family peptidase, producing MERNGARPARARRMGTMAAVAAGAFALSTGIAQADPDDARAQQEELEEELATLTEDYNLALEDHEAAESRLETIEGELSDVEDILDSKSDQVRNIATAAYAGANYEGMHLFFDGDPDEALSGSADLSYLSENNNNTLADYLAERQRLDTLRDEAVETEEEAAAALAEAEDRMTEGEEAVAELEDVLAEEETDSASSSSSSSASSESSESSGGSSASSGGGSDSSSDPAPSSNAQGAAAAIEFARAQIGKPYVWGGTGPDGFDCSGLTLRAWEQGGVTLPRVSQDQWNFGTRVDRSDIQPGDLLFFYDSSAPTHVGLYSGDGKMIHGSNPAKPIEEVNLADYWDGVYVGAIRPN from the coding sequence GTGGAACGAAACGGAGCTCGACCGGCGCGCGCCCGACGCATGGGCACGATGGCCGCGGTCGCCGCTGGTGCGTTCGCCCTGAGCACCGGCATCGCCCAGGCGGACCCCGATGACGCGCGCGCTCAGCAGGAGGAGCTCGAGGAAGAGCTCGCCACCCTGACCGAGGACTACAACCTGGCCCTTGAGGACCACGAAGCGGCCGAGTCTCGTCTCGAGACCATCGAGGGCGAACTCTCGGACGTCGAGGACATCCTGGACAGCAAGTCCGACCAGGTGCGCAACATCGCGACGGCCGCCTACGCCGGCGCGAACTATGAGGGGATGCACCTCTTCTTCGACGGTGACCCCGACGAGGCCCTCTCCGGGTCGGCGGACCTGTCCTACCTCTCGGAGAACAACAACAACACCCTCGCCGACTACCTCGCGGAGCGGCAGCGCCTCGACACCCTGCGCGACGAGGCGGTCGAGACCGAGGAAGAGGCCGCAGCCGCGCTGGCCGAGGCTGAGGACCGGATGACCGAAGGCGAGGAAGCCGTCGCCGAACTGGAGGACGTGCTCGCCGAGGAGGAAACCGACTCCGCGTCGTCGTCCTCGTCGTCTTCCGCCTCATCGGAGTCCTCCGAGTCCAGCGGCGGTTCCAGCGCCAGTTCCGGTGGCGGCTCCGACTCCAGCTCGGACCCGGCTCCCTCGTCGAACGCCCAGGGGGCCGCGGCCGCGATCGAGTTCGCCCGCGCCCAGATCGGCAAGCCCTACGTGTGGGGCGGCACCGGCCCGGACGGGTTCGACTGCTCGGGCCTCACGCTCCGTGCCTGGGAACAGGGCGGCGTGACGCTGCCCCGCGTCTCCCAGGACCAGTGGAACTTCGGCACCCGCGTGGACCGCTCGGACATCCAGCCCGGGGACCTGCTGTTCTTCTACGACAGCAGCGCGCCGACCCACGTCGGCCTCTACTCGGGCGACGGCAAGATGATCCACGGCTCGAACCCGGCGAAGCCCATCGAGGAAGTCAACCTCGCCGACTACTGGGACGGCGTCTACGTCGGAGCGATTCGCCCGAACTAG
- a CDS encoding metal ABC transporter substrate-binding protein: MRTLGAAGAVVALLAVVGCGDDTEADGISVYTSVYPLEWLTAELAGDQATVTNLTEPGTDPHDLELSPRQVGEMGEADLVVYISGMQPAVDEAVAEQAPEHSLDIADVVELRTVPDDEGGGLDPHMWLDPERFITAGEALSDRLSEIDPDGEYGAEAVTNELSDLDAEYQAGLADCAQRAFVVSHAAFGYLADRYDLEQIAISGIESDSEPSPARIREIASIVDDRDIDTIYTETLASARTADIIAEETGVETSVLDPLEGITEASPGDDYPSVMSANLSELTAHQRCST, from the coding sequence ATGCGAACCCTGGGAGCGGCGGGCGCCGTCGTGGCACTGCTGGCGGTGGTGGGCTGCGGTGATGACACGGAGGCCGACGGAATCTCCGTATACACCAGCGTGTACCCACTGGAGTGGTTGACGGCAGAGCTGGCCGGTGACCAGGCGACGGTCACCAACCTGACCGAACCGGGGACGGATCCGCATGACCTGGAGCTCTCACCACGGCAGGTGGGTGAGATGGGTGAGGCCGACCTCGTCGTCTACATCTCGGGAATGCAGCCGGCGGTCGACGAGGCCGTGGCCGAACAGGCGCCGGAGCACAGTCTCGACATCGCCGACGTCGTGGAGCTGCGCACCGTCCCCGACGACGAGGGCGGCGGGCTCGACCCCCACATGTGGCTCGACCCGGAACGCTTCATCACCGCGGGCGAGGCCCTGAGTGACCGCCTCTCCGAGATCGACCCCGATGGAGAGTACGGCGCGGAGGCCGTGACCAACGAGCTGTCCGACCTCGACGCGGAATACCAGGCCGGACTGGCCGACTGTGCGCAACGCGCGTTCGTCGTCAGCCACGCGGCCTTCGGGTACCTGGCGGATCGCTACGACCTCGAACAGATCGCGATCAGCGGTATCGAGTCCGACTCCGAGCCGTCCCCCGCCAGAATCCGGGAGATCGCGTCGATCGTGGACGATCGCGACATCGACACGATCTACACCGAGACGCTCGCGAGCGCGCGGACGGCGGACATCATCGCCGAGGAGACCGGGGTGGAGACCTCCGTCCTGGACCCCTTGGAAGGCATCACCGAGGCCTCGCCCGGCGATGACTACCCCAGTGTCATGAGTGCCAACCTCAGCGAGCTGACCGCGCATCAGCGATGCTCCACATGA
- a CDS encoding tetratricopeptide repeat protein, with translation MVRSADAIPTRLPPSAEVINLVAEHTPGSAESGPTRRVRTSWLVVGLGMSIVLMAVPTYLETSTPLLDHLPESVVWVPAVTASVGSALAGVFFGLWFEPQGSSSPSDRGGAKAALPPPPAHMVGYHSQRAAIGRVLRRFPRPGWRGVLARLRGRSVPGDAPAVIVITGGPGIGKSQLANHMAQEFGDRFPDGVRWVEMHGDASTHEASELENAADERDDSASEGRVAALLRMIRGQRDTNTATLEVPDGGRRGSRAPRTRESLLSELIEWFSDTPRTQPSQLAQTWWNLTSGKRILLVLDNATSSEKVRALLPSSPLSAVIVTSPVAFSDARLHYEEVALEGFSPYEGLELLDRIAGHTGVMDDRLREHRRRWRIVELCHGLPLALGFCGTILQQPNADRSATDAPDPSVVLLRQLENAAETPIIHDATNGFLSSFRIAFHECTARQRLLLRRMAASGFEEASAVTAAALLGVGTSEAQTLLDELATRFLLDPLGPASDGVRRYRLPELIAVSLRELDSTSFDLSPAERSAWSPERTLVATRRVLVVYCFLAESAADALNGTDDHFPQPVREDLTEVEILAVEPSAHPQQWLARDRQTLLRCLTTAETQGHVELQWRTSRAVSQMCQVLRMHWDEWERAVQSQRRAAELLGDQQRMAMALLDHSEIRANQGQYDEGARYARDAHALCVDADLDPRWRARADRALGVSLHRKGETARALVQLEEAVRVFTEHDESRWLARTQANLGDLQDHLSKYDEAEELLRRAIAQFDQARDNQQHDLAQLRLAEVLANRGQALQAWVLLQEIRGRTDTRRQSWYHARCLRALGSLDSRLLNSQCADVFAGTTQWEESMTRRAREQLGHAMETASRGRLRRRQVLTGFSPRSQIAMLEEAMSILRRIGDQWGLHWTTLTHGLLLIRMSDVVKGREQVVAAAEGFAAIGDPWWFARSHRFAAQEILTMLLRSDDGGTPSFEGYGPFGVLDLVAASPWRQGVVSEARVHAETAHDAYAEADQPVGVLLTKILLVRIDRAAGGIAPERLRGRLSAYAEQAREEGFLQVEREATKWLHWLRITSGGSMLPPNHPAP, from the coding sequence GTGGTGCGCAGTGCCGACGCGATCCCCACGCGTCTCCCCCCATCCGCCGAGGTGATCAACCTGGTCGCAGAACACACTCCCGGCTCCGCCGAGTCAGGTCCGACGCGCCGCGTTCGCACGTCCTGGCTCGTGGTCGGCCTGGGCATGTCCATCGTTCTCATGGCCGTTCCCACCTATCTGGAGACCTCGACTCCACTCCTCGATCACCTGCCCGAGTCAGTGGTGTGGGTGCCGGCGGTCACCGCTTCGGTGGGCAGCGCCCTGGCGGGTGTGTTCTTCGGGCTGTGGTTCGAACCCCAGGGATCGTCGTCGCCGAGCGACCGCGGTGGCGCCAAGGCCGCGCTTCCTCCGCCCCCGGCCCACATGGTGGGCTACCACTCACAGCGTGCCGCGATCGGGCGTGTCCTGCGCCGGTTCCCCCGACCGGGGTGGCGGGGCGTGTTGGCCAGGCTGCGCGGCCGCTCCGTACCCGGCGACGCCCCCGCCGTCATCGTGATCACCGGTGGGCCCGGCATCGGTAAGAGTCAGTTGGCCAACCACATGGCGCAGGAGTTCGGGGACCGGTTTCCCGACGGGGTGCGCTGGGTGGAGATGCACGGTGACGCCTCCACCCATGAGGCCTCGGAACTGGAGAACGCGGCCGACGAACGCGACGACTCCGCGTCCGAGGGACGGGTGGCCGCACTACTGCGCATGATTCGGGGCCAGCGGGACACGAACACCGCGACCCTGGAGGTTCCCGACGGCGGACGGAGGGGCTCCAGAGCGCCCCGCACCCGAGAGAGTCTGCTCAGCGAACTGATCGAGTGGTTCAGTGACACCCCGCGCACCCAACCAAGCCAACTCGCCCAGACCTGGTGGAACCTCACCAGCGGGAAACGCATCCTGCTCGTGCTGGACAACGCGACCTCGTCGGAGAAGGTTCGTGCCTTGCTACCCTCCAGCCCGTTGAGCGCCGTCATCGTCACCAGTCCGGTCGCGTTCAGTGACGCGCGCCTGCACTACGAGGAGGTCGCGCTAGAGGGGTTCTCGCCGTACGAGGGACTGGAACTGCTGGACAGGATCGCCGGCCACACGGGAGTGATGGACGACCGGCTGCGAGAGCACCGCAGGCGTTGGCGCATCGTCGAGCTCTGCCACGGCCTACCGCTGGCGCTCGGCTTCTGTGGCACCATCCTGCAGCAGCCGAACGCCGACAGGTCCGCTACCGACGCCCCGGATCCCAGCGTGGTCCTGCTGCGACAACTCGAGAACGCCGCCGAGACGCCCATCATCCACGACGCGACCAACGGGTTCCTGTCGTCGTTCCGCATCGCCTTCCATGAGTGCACCGCACGCCAACGACTCCTGCTCCGGCGGATGGCGGCCAGTGGTTTCGAGGAGGCCAGCGCGGTCACGGCCGCGGCCCTCCTGGGCGTCGGCACCTCCGAGGCGCAGACGCTCCTGGACGAACTCGCGACCCGGTTCCTGCTCGACCCCCTCGGGCCGGCCTCGGACGGGGTACGCCGCTACCGACTTCCCGAGCTCATCGCCGTGTCCCTCCGCGAACTGGACTCCACCTCCTTCGACCTGTCGCCGGCGGAGCGCTCCGCATGGTCGCCGGAACGCACGCTCGTCGCCACCCGTCGGGTACTGGTGGTCTACTGCTTTCTCGCCGAGTCCGCCGCCGACGCGCTCAACGGCACCGACGACCACTTTCCGCAACCCGTCCGTGAGGACCTCACCGAAGTCGAGATCCTGGCGGTGGAGCCTTCGGCGCACCCGCAGCAGTGGCTGGCCCGGGACCGCCAGACACTGTTGCGGTGTCTCACCACCGCGGAAACCCAGGGACACGTCGAGCTCCAGTGGCGCACTTCCCGCGCGGTCTCCCAGATGTGCCAGGTCCTGCGGATGCACTGGGACGAGTGGGAGCGCGCCGTCCAGTCCCAGCGCCGCGCCGCGGAACTCCTCGGCGACCAGCAGCGGATGGCGATGGCGCTCCTCGACCACTCCGAGATCCGCGCGAACCAGGGCCAGTACGACGAGGGCGCCCGGTATGCGCGGGACGCCCACGCGCTGTGCGTCGACGCGGACCTGGACCCACGCTGGCGGGCCCGAGCCGACCGCGCGCTCGGGGTCAGCCTGCACCGAAAGGGTGAGACCGCGCGCGCCCTCGTCCAGCTCGAGGAAGCGGTGCGGGTCTTCACCGAACACGATGAGTCGCGTTGGCTCGCCCGCACACAGGCCAACCTCGGCGACCTCCAGGACCATCTCAGCAAGTACGACGAGGCGGAGGAGCTCCTCCGTCGGGCCATCGCCCAGTTCGACCAGGCGCGGGACAACCAACAGCACGACCTCGCCCAACTCCGGCTCGCGGAGGTTCTGGCCAACCGGGGGCAGGCGCTACAGGCGTGGGTTCTGCTGCAGGAGATCCGTGGCCGCACGGACACCCGCCGCCAGTCCTGGTACCACGCCCGCTGTCTGCGCGCGCTGGGGTCCCTGGACAGCCGACTGCTGAACTCCCAGTGCGCCGACGTCTTCGCCGGCACCACCCAGTGGGAGGAGAGCATGACGCGTCGCGCCAGGGAACAGTTGGGGCACGCGATGGAGACCGCCTCAAGGGGACGTCTTCGCCGCCGCCAGGTGTTGACGGGTTTCTCGCCACGGTCCCAGATCGCGATGCTCGAGGAGGCCATGAGCATCTTGCGGCGCATCGGCGACCAGTGGGGCCTGCACTGGACCACCCTCACCCACGGTCTGTTGCTCATCCGCATGTCCGATGTGGTCAAGGGTCGCGAACAGGTGGTCGCCGCCGCGGAGGGCTTCGCCGCCATCGGCGACCCGTGGTGGTTCGCTCGCTCCCACCGTTTCGCCGCGCAGGAGATCCTCACCATGCTCCTGCGATCCGACGACGGCGGTACCCCTTCCTTCGAGGGGTACGGGCCGTTCGGTGTCCTGGACCTGGTCGCCGCGTCCCCCTGGCGCCAAGGTGTGGTCTCCGAGGCTCGTGTCCACGCCGAGACCGCCCACGACGCCTACGCCGAGGCCGACCAACCCGTCGGCGTCCTGCTGACCAAGATCCTGCTCGTTCGGATCGACCGCGCCGCCGGCGGCATCGCCCCGGAGCGACTGCGCGGCCGGCTGTCGGCCTACGCCGAGCAAGCCCGCGAGGAGGGTTTCCTCCAGGTCGAACGCGAGGCGACGAAGTGGCTTCACTGGCTCAGAATCACCAGCGGCGGATCCATGCTCCCCCCGAACCACCCGGCCCCGTGA
- a CDS encoding carbohydrate kinase family protein, with translation MHDPPVLAVVGDLLEDVVVWSPGPLRLATDNPSVIHRCRGGSAANVAEFAAGLVSTRFIGRVGDDPLGASLCGQLTAAGVDVRVQRVGRTGCIVVVVDVDGERTMFPDRGASAELRDVPEEWINGISGLHLTAYTIATADSEKTAVALLSSARARGAVTSVDASSTTTLREYGVDRFRELVRDLRPSILFANADEARLLDLHASDATPETTVVIKDGARPTTVIDARGTTRTPVPPIPEIRDTTGAGDAFAAGYLAAVLGGAPSEEAVAGAHRLAAQVLATPGAQTAAPTTREVM, from the coding sequence GTGCATGATCCCCCCGTTCTTGCCGTTGTTGGTGACTTGTTGGAAGACGTCGTGGTCTGGTCTCCCGGGCCGCTGCGTCTCGCGACGGACAACCCTTCGGTCATTCACCGTTGCCGTGGCGGCAGCGCGGCCAACGTCGCGGAGTTCGCCGCGGGGCTGGTCTCCACCCGATTCATCGGTCGGGTGGGGGATGACCCACTCGGAGCCTCGTTGTGCGGACAGTTGACGGCGGCGGGGGTGGACGTCCGAGTCCAGCGGGTGGGGCGCACCGGGTGCATCGTCGTGGTGGTCGACGTCGACGGGGAACGGACGATGTTTCCGGACCGGGGGGCCTCCGCCGAGTTGCGGGACGTCCCTGAGGAATGGATCAACGGCATCTCCGGCCTGCACCTCACCGCCTACACCATCGCCACCGCGGACAGCGAGAAGACGGCGGTCGCCCTGCTGTCGAGCGCCCGAGCCCGCGGTGCCGTCACCTCCGTCGACGCCTCCTCCACCACCACCCTGCGCGAGTACGGCGTGGACCGATTCCGGGAGCTGGTGCGGGACCTCCGGCCGTCGATCCTCTTCGCCAACGCGGACGAGGCGCGGCTGCTCGACCTGCACGCCTCCGACGCCACCCCCGAGACCACCGTGGTGATCAAGGATGGGGCACGGCCCACCACGGTGATCGACGCGCGCGGGACGACGCGGACACCGGTACCGCCGATACCCGAGATCCGGGACACCACAGGGGCCGGCGACGCCTTCGCGGCCGGTTACCTCGCCGCCGTCCTGGGCGGAGCACCCTCCGAGGAAGCCGTCGCGGGAGCACACCGCCTCGCCGCCCAAGTGTTGGCCACACCGGGGGCCCAGACAGCAGCACCAACGACACGGGAGGTCATGTGA